The following proteins are encoded in a genomic region of Microbacterium sp. NC79:
- the ruvC gene encoding crossover junction endodeoxyribonuclease RuvC has protein sequence MSTLRVLGIDPGLTRCGVGIVDVNPNRTASLVHVGVIRSSPEDEPGVRLALIAKGIRRVLDDFSPEAVAVERVFAQHNKSTVMATAQASGVALMLAAERGIPTATHTPSEVKAAITGYGNAEKLQVQTMVARVLRLDELPKPADAADALALALCHAWRRGPVVAAASGGMTPAQRAWAEAARRSRRA, from the coding sequence GTGAGCACTCTGCGCGTTTTGGGGATCGACCCGGGACTAACCCGTTGCGGCGTCGGCATCGTCGACGTCAACCCCAACCGCACGGCTTCTCTTGTGCACGTCGGCGTGATTCGGTCATCGCCCGAAGACGAACCCGGCGTGCGCCTCGCCCTGATCGCGAAGGGCATTCGTCGGGTGCTCGACGACTTTTCGCCAGAAGCCGTCGCAGTCGAGCGCGTTTTTGCGCAACACAATAAGTCGACAGTCATGGCAACAGCCCAAGCATCAGGTGTCGCGCTCATGCTGGCCGCGGAACGCGGTATTCCTACTGCCACGCACACCCCGAGCGAGGTGAAAGCAGCCATCACCGGATACGGAAACGCCGAAAAGCTCCAGGTCCAGACGATGGTTGCACGCGTGTTGCGATTGGACGAGCTGCCGAAGCCAGCCGATGCGGCTGACGCGCTGGCGCTGGCTCTCTGCCACGCGTGGCGCCGTGGGCCGGTGGTCGCCGCCGCGAGTGGGGGAATGACCCCTGCGCAACGCGCCTGGGCAGAAGCTGCCAGGCGTTCGCGTCGAGCATGA
- the ruvA gene encoding Holliday junction branch migration protein RuvA — MISSLRGPVLHAALDSVIIDVGGMGFTVAVPPDVARTARVGETLALHTHLVVREDALSLYGFLEREELSVFIILISVTGVGPKSALGVLSTLTADQIAQAVADDDDKPFRKVSGIGPKTAKLIVVQLAGKIAPPTAGAAHATGIAPNVADQVTAALTGLGWNERLASDAVAAVAEEATDGERGSVQALLRRALAALGPQASR; from the coding sequence ATGATCTCTTCTCTCCGAGGCCCCGTGCTGCACGCTGCGCTCGACAGCGTGATTATCGACGTGGGAGGGATGGGCTTTACGGTCGCCGTGCCGCCGGACGTCGCACGGACAGCACGTGTGGGCGAGACCCTGGCTCTGCACACACATTTGGTGGTTCGTGAAGATGCGTTGAGTCTCTATGGCTTCTTGGAACGCGAAGAGCTGAGCGTCTTCATCATCCTCATTTCGGTGACAGGCGTCGGGCCGAAGTCTGCCCTCGGCGTACTGTCGACGCTCACGGCCGACCAAATCGCCCAGGCAGTGGCCGATGACGACGACAAGCCGTTCCGCAAGGTTTCGGGGATCGGGCCGAAGACGGCGAAACTTATCGTGGTTCAGCTCGCTGGCAAGATTGCACCGCCCACCGCGGGCGCCGCACACGCCACTGGCATCGCGCCGAACGTCGCCGACCAGGTCACCGCGGCGCTCACCGGACTCGGATGGAACGAGCGCCTCGCGTCGGATGCCGTCGCCGCTGTCGCTGAGGAAGCAACCGATGGCGAGCGTGGCAGCGTGCAAGCCCTGCTTCGACGCGCTCTGGCAGCGCTGGGCCCGCAGGCGAGCCGATGA
- a CDS encoding YebC/PmpR family DNA-binding transcriptional regulator produces MSGHSKWATTKHKKAVIDARRAKSWAKLIKNIEVAAKLGGADLGGNPTLFDAVLKAKKTSVPKDNIDRAIKRGAGIGGEVVEYTSIMYEAYGPNGVALMVECLTDNKNRAAAEVRTALSRNGATLADPGSVAYNFARKGVIEVPVEGTTEDDVMMAALEAGAEEITNEGEAFEIITDPADLVATRTALQEAGIEYNSAEAQFVPNLKVEVDAETARKIFRLIDALEDSEDVQNIYSNFDLTPEVLAELEADDE; encoded by the coding sequence ATGTCAGGGCATTCCAAATGGGCAACCACGAAGCACAAGAAAGCCGTCATTGACGCGCGCCGTGCAAAGTCGTGGGCAAAGCTCATCAAGAACATCGAGGTTGCAGCAAAGCTCGGCGGTGCCGACCTCGGCGGCAACCCCACGCTCTTTGACGCGGTGCTCAAGGCGAAGAAGACGTCGGTTCCGAAGGACAACATTGATCGCGCGATCAAGCGCGGCGCCGGCATCGGCGGCGAGGTCGTTGAGTACACCTCGATCATGTACGAAGCGTACGGTCCGAACGGCGTCGCCCTCATGGTCGAGTGTCTGACCGACAACAAGAACCGCGCAGCCGCTGAGGTCCGCACGGCCCTCAGCCGCAACGGTGCCACGCTGGCAGACCCTGGTTCCGTCGCTTACAACTTCGCCCGCAAGGGCGTCATCGAGGTTCCTGTTGAGGGCACCACGGAAGATGACGTCATGATGGCGGCTCTTGAGGCGGGTGCGGAAGAGATCACGAACGAAGGCGAAGCCTTTGAAATCATCACCGACCCCGCAGATCTCGTTGCAACCCGCACCGCACTGCAGGAGGCTGGGATTGAGTACAACAGCGCTGAAGCGCAGTTCGTACCGAACCTCAAGGTCGAAGTTGACGCGGAGACAGCTCGGAAGATTTTCCGTCTCATCGACGCGCTCGAAGACAGCGAGGACGTGCAAAACATCTACTCGAACTTTGACCTGACTCCCGAGGTGTTGGCCGAGCTTGAGGCCGATGACGAGTAG
- the pdxT gene encoding pyridoxal 5'-phosphate synthase glutaminase subunit PdxT — protein MVTTTVGVLALQGGVSEHTAMLEQVGVQTLRVRRAEDLDGIDGLVIPGGESGVIDRLTRIFGLAAPLRLAIAGGLPVLGTCAGLIMLADRVANAAPGQQTLGGLDITVERNAFGSQRDSFDTTVSVVGVGNIDASFIRAPIVTAVGDGVDVIATLPDGRVVGVRSGALMGVSFHPEVAGDPRVHEAFVRTIIGNGRN, from the coding sequence ATGGTAACAACGACTGTCGGTGTGCTCGCGCTCCAGGGAGGAGTGAGCGAGCACACCGCAATGCTCGAGCAGGTCGGCGTACAAACGCTGCGCGTTCGCCGCGCTGAGGACCTGGACGGTATCGATGGGCTGGTGATTCCCGGCGGAGAATCGGGTGTCATCGATCGGCTGACCCGAATCTTCGGTCTGGCCGCACCGTTGCGCCTCGCTATCGCTGGCGGACTCCCGGTTCTCGGAACCTGTGCCGGGCTGATCATGTTGGCCGACCGTGTGGCGAACGCCGCACCAGGGCAGCAGACACTTGGCGGTCTCGATATCACGGTGGAACGCAACGCCTTTGGTTCACAACGCGACTCTTTTGACACGACGGTGAGCGTTGTCGGTGTCGGAAATATTGACGCATCATTCATTCGAGCACCGATCGTGACCGCGGTCGGAGACGGCGTCGACGTCATCGCCACCCTCCCGGATGGGCGGGTCGTGGGTGTGCGCTCGGGCGCGTTGATGGGGGTCTCTTTTCACCCCGAGGTTGCCGGCGACCCTCGCGTGCACGAGGCGTTTGTGCGGACAATCATCGGGAACGGGCGGAATTGA
- the ruvB gene encoding Holliday junction branch migration DNA helicase RuvB: MTDDISPVSPAAHDDTELAIEGALRPASLDDFIGQHKVRGQLELLLEAARIQHRTPDHILLSGPPGLGKTTLAMIVAHESNRPLRLSSGPAIQHAGDLAALLSSLTPGEVLFIDEIHRMARSAEEMLYLAMEDFRIDIMVGKGAGATSIPLELAPFTLVGATTRSGMLPNPLRDRFGFTAHLEYYDASELEQVVERSSLVIGVDLGPEARGEIARRSRGTPRIANRLLRRVRDYMLVHRVPSDIEAVAAALDLYDVDAIGLDRLDRAVLEALVRKFRGGPVGLSTLSVAVGEEADTVESVVEPYLVRIGFMGRTPRGRIAMPEAYAHLGVPHSDGGLRFDDL, encoded by the coding sequence ATGACCGACGACATCAGCCCGGTTTCGCCCGCGGCGCACGACGATACCGAGCTTGCGATCGAAGGCGCGTTGCGCCCCGCGTCGCTCGATGACTTCATCGGCCAGCACAAGGTGCGCGGCCAGCTCGAGCTCCTGCTCGAAGCCGCGCGCATCCAGCACCGCACTCCCGACCACATTTTGCTTTCTGGCCCTCCCGGCCTCGGTAAGACGACGCTTGCGATGATCGTCGCGCACGAATCGAACCGGCCATTGCGGCTCTCATCGGGGCCGGCGATTCAGCACGCGGGCGATCTCGCTGCACTGTTGTCGAGTCTGACGCCTGGCGAGGTGCTCTTCATCGACGAGATTCACCGCATGGCGCGCTCAGCCGAAGAGATGCTCTATCTCGCGATGGAAGACTTCCGCATCGACATCATGGTCGGTAAGGGGGCAGGTGCGACGAGTATTCCGCTCGAACTTGCTCCGTTCACGCTTGTCGGCGCGACGACACGCTCCGGCATGTTGCCAAATCCGCTGCGGGACCGCTTCGGATTCACGGCGCACCTGGAGTATTACGATGCAAGCGAACTCGAGCAGGTCGTTGAGCGCTCATCCCTGGTGATTGGCGTGGATCTCGGCCCCGAGGCACGCGGCGAAATCGCCCGCCGTTCCCGCGGAACACCGCGTATCGCCAACCGGTTACTGCGGCGCGTACGCGACTACATGCTCGTTCACCGGGTGCCATCAGACATCGAAGCGGTCGCAGCGGCACTTGACCTTTACGATGTCGATGCGATTGGTCTTGACCGTCTCGACCGCGCCGTTTTAGAGGCACTGGTGCGCAAATTCCGGGGTGGTCCTGTCGGACTCTCCACGCTTTCTGTTGCAGTGGGCGAAGAAGCCGATACGGTGGAGAGTGTTGTTGAGCCATATCTGGTGAGAATCGGGTTCATGGGTCGCACACCTCGAGGACGAATCGCGATGCCCGAAGCTTACGCTCACCTCGGAGTCCCGCATTCCGACGGTGGTCTTCGCTTCGATGACTTATAA